GCTGGCAGGAGTCCGGCCCGGTCGAGCTGGTGCAACATCGCGGCGCGGGGGATGTATCCACCCCGCCGAGGCCCACCAGCGCTGCGACCGGCGCCACCCCGGCCACCGCCCCGGCCACCGCGACCCCTGGGTCCGCTCGGTGCGCGGCCGAGCTTCGCGGCACGAGCGTCGTCCTGGGCCATCCGCAGCAGCACCGGGTTGACGTCAGTGGACACAGTCAGTTCGCTGCCCGCGTTGAATTCACCTGCCAACTCGGCGTCGCCCGCAAAGTTGTCGGTGGCGAACAGGTCGACCAGCGTGCGACCTGTCAGGACGTGCTGGTGCAACGGGATCGGTCGGCGTTCTTCGACCACAATCTCGGTGTCACCACGGACTTGCGACAGCCACGCGCCGAACTCCTCGGCGTTGCTGACCGTCGCGGAAAGCGCAGCGAGCTTCACGCGTTCGGGTAGGTGCAAAATCACCTCTTCCCAGACGGCGCCGCGTTGCCGGTCGGCCAGGTAGTGCACCTCATCCATGACGACGTGAGACAGCGCATCGATCGCCGTGGATCCCTCGTACAACATGTTGCGTAGGACCTCAGTGGTCATGACAACGATGCTGGCATCACCGTTGATCACGGTGTCGCCAGTGAGTAGGCCTACGTTCGCCTTGCCGTAGCGGTCAGCCAGATCCCGATACTTCTGGTTGCTCAATGCTTTGATCGGGGTGGTGTAGAAGGCGCGCTTGCCGCGGGTGAGAGCCAGGTGCAGCGCGAACTCGCCGACGACCGTCTTGCCGCTGCCGGTGGGCGCAGCAACGAGGACGCTCGACCCGCCCTCCAACACGCGGCAGGCGACGAGCTGAAAGGCATCGAGTTCGAAGGGCATTTCCGCGCGGAACTGTGTCAGCGCAGATCCGGCCTCGCGGGTTCGTAGCGCGGAGGCCGCGAACTGATCAGCGGGGGTGGTCATCGAATCCCACTTGAGTCGATTACGACCTGGGTCATGGATTCGACCCTACTCTCAGTGCATGGACGCGAAGACGTTCAGCGATTGCGGCCGCACTTCGATCTGGGCGGGGACTGGGCCCACGCGCTCGCCGTCGGCGTAGACGATTTGACCAGGAGCATCGATCGTGGCGGTCTTGACCAAGTGCTGGGTGACAAAGTCGTGTTTGGCATGAGTTCCCTTGAATACGCCCGGGAATGCCCGCAGGAAGGTCAACTTGGACACCGCGCCGAGCACGGTGACGTCAAGCAACCCGTCATCGACCAACGCTCCGAAACAGACCTTCATCCCGCCGCCGTAGGAGATCCCATTACCAATCGCAACCAGCATCGCGGATTCGTTGATGACCTCACCGTCCAGGGTCATCGTGAAGGGCAGTGGCTTGAACACACTCAGCTCCGCGACGATGGCAGTCAGGTATCGGGCTTGCCCATGGGGCCACGTCATCTTGTTCGCGCGTTCGTTCACTTCCGAATCGAACCCGACGGACAGCACGCCAAGGTAGTAGCGCGCCACGCCATCGGCGGTGTCGACGTGGCCGAGGTCGATCGTTCGCGTCCTGTTGTCAGCAATGACGTCGGCGGCAGCGGCAACGTCGTTCAACGGCAGCCCTAGGGTGCGAGCGTTGTCGTCGCCCGTACCCACCGGGATGATCCCCAACGGGATATCCGTGCCCGCGACGGCCTGGACGGCTAAGTGAACGGTGCCGTCTCCCCCGCAAGCGACCAAACCGTCGGCACCCTCACGCACGGCGATCTCGGCGAGAGCGAGCGACTCCTCGGCACTGCCACCAATGACCTCGGTGACGGTCAATCCCCGCTCACGCAGCCGACGTGCGGCAATAGGTGCGTTCTTGGCTCCCCGTCCCCTGCCTGACGTCGGATTGATCAGCATCGCGATATTGCGTTGGCTCATGAAGGGTCAACCTATCCCGCGAACGCGTTTCACTCCACCTTCCGCGCCGAAAGACCCCGCAGGTGCCTTTTTCTACAGCGGCGAGGTCTCGTCGTCGGCCCAGGTGGTGTAGTCGGGGTCGTTGGCCTTGTTCCTGGCGCGGCGTCGATCGTTGGCGAAGCAGAACACCAGGGAGGCACCCACCAGGATCAGAATCGGGGTTGCCAACAGCATCAAGTTGATCGGATCGGCCGTTGGCGTCGCGATCGCGGCGAACAGGAAAACCCCGAAGATGATGAAGCGCCACCACGAAGCCAGCTTCTTGCCGGTCAAGATGCCGAACATGTTGAGCGCAACAAGCAGCAATGGAGTCAGGAAGCCAACACCGAAGACCAACACCATTCTGGTGAAGAACGACAGGTACGTGTCGACTGGTAGGAAGTTCGCGACGGTATCGGGAGTGAAGTTGAACAAGATGTTGAGCGCGCCGGGCAGTAGGAAGTAGGCCAGTGCGACGCCACCCAGGAACAGAGGCGCGGCCAACAATACGAACGCGAACGCGTAGCGCCGCTCGTGTTTGTGTAGGCCGGGAGTAATGAATCGCCAGAGTTGATAGATCCATACCGGCGACGCGAGAATCACACCGGTCATCGTCGCCACTTTGATCTGTAATGTGAACGCGCCGGCGACATCGGTGATCGTCAGGGTGACGTCGCGGCCCTGCGCGCGAGCCTGGTCAACCACCTCGTTGATTGGCCTGGCCAGGATGTCGAAGATCTGTTTGTAGTAGATCCAGCCGATAACCGACCCGATGATGATCGCCAGCGCACTCTTCAGTACGCGACTACGCAATTCCCGCAGGTGGTCAGGCAGGCTCATCGCGCCATTTCCGCGCGGAGTCCGTCCCTCTCCCGGCGGCGAGGAGCTAGCTCCAGTCCCTGTAGTGACAGTCACGTTGTGGACCTGCCGGGTGGGCTAGGAGCTAGTACCGGGGCGGTTTGAATCACCCGGTGCCTGAGGTGCGGCTGCCGGCTGCGGGTCCTTCGTTTCGGTCGAACCAGTCGGTGCCGGAGCGGTCTGCGTGGTCGTAACCTCCGGCGTCCCAGAAAGTGTCGAGGGTGACTCGTCGGGATTGCCCCCGTCGCCCTTCTCGTCATCTACCAGGCCTTTGGTCTCGGCCTTGAAGATCCGCAGCGAGCGACCGATGCCG
The window above is part of the Candidatus Nanopelagicales bacterium genome. Proteins encoded here:
- a CDS encoding diacylglycerol kinase, translated to MSQRNIAMLINPTSGRGRGAKNAPIAARRLRERGLTVTEVIGGSAEESLALAEIAVREGADGLVACGGDGTVHLAVQAVAGTDIPLGIIPVGTGDDNARTLGLPLNDVAAAADVIADNRTRTIDLGHVDTADGVARYYLGVLSVGFDSEVNERANKMTWPHGQARYLTAIVAELSVFKPLPFTMTLDGEVINESAMLVAIGNGISYGGGMKVCFGALVDDGLLDVTVLGAVSKLTFLRAFPGVFKGTHAKHDFVTQHLVKTATIDAPGQIVYADGERVGPVPAQIEVRPQSLNVFASMH
- the tatC gene encoding twin-arginine translocase subunit TatC, producing the protein MSLPDHLRELRSRVLKSALAIIIGSVIGWIYYKQIFDILARPINEVVDQARAQGRDVTLTITDVAGAFTLQIKVATMTGVILASPVWIYQLWRFITPGLHKHERRYAFAFVLLAAPLFLGGVALAYFLLPGALNILFNFTPDTVANFLPVDTYLSFFTRMVLVFGVGFLTPLLLVALNMFGILTGKKLASWWRFIIFGVFLFAAIATPTADPINLMLLATPILILVGASLVFCFANDRRRARNKANDPDYTTWADDETSPL
- the tatA gene encoding Sec-independent protein translocase subunit TatA, whose product is MSNFRGWEWIIILLLALLLFGGFKKLPDAARGIGRSLRIFKAETKGLVDDEKGDGGNPDESPSTLSGTPEVTTTQTAPAPTGSTETKDPQPAAAPQAPGDSNRPGTSS